In a genomic window of Porphyromonadaceae bacterium W3.11:
- a CDS encoding ClbS/DfsB family four-helix bundle protein: MARATTKADLITSANGQFDKMWKLIETMSDEQQIASFAEEMAMAGKESHWSRDKNLRDVLVHLYEWHQLLINWINANRRGEHKAFLPEPYNWKTYPMMNVELWQKHQNTPLAEAKERLNASHREVISLIESFTNKELFTKKLFDWTGASSLGAYCVSTTASHYDWAIKKIKVHIKTSK; this comes from the coding sequence ATGGCACGAGCAACGACAAAAGCGGATTTGATAACATCTGCAAACGGACAATTTGATAAAATGTGGAAACTCATCGAAACGATGAGCGATGAACAACAAATCGCATCATTTGCAGAAGAAATGGCAATGGCAGGCAAAGAGTCCCATTGGAGCAGAGACAAAAACCTGCGTGATGTTCTGGTACATCTGTACGAATGGCATCAACTACTGATAAATTGGATCAATGCCAATCGTAGAGGAGAACATAAGGCTTTTCTTCCAGAACCTTACAATTGGAAAACTTACCCAATGATGAATGTTGAGTTGTGGCAGAAGCATCAAAATACACCCTTAGCAGAAGCCAAAGAGCGTTTGAATGCAAGTCACAGAGAAGTCATAAGTCTAATAGAGAGCTTCACCAACAAAGAACTATTTACCAAGAAACTATTTGACTGGACGGGAGCTTCTTCGCTCGGTGCCTATTGCGTTTCTACAACAGCAAGTCATTATGACTGGGCTATAAAGAAAATCAAGGTGCATATCAAAACAAGTAAATAA
- a CDS encoding glycosyltransferase, giving the protein MTKKRSSMPTISVIIPIYNVENYLRRCLNSVLAQTFTDWEAICVNDGSPDNSAAILEEYAQKDDRIKIVNKENGGLSDARNEGMKHCQGDYIMYLDSDDLIHPQTMEIAYALAVRDGSDVVSWYKDKMFRSELIIRYRLGMDIDNALPRGIKKHYQIDKIKSVVTDDIFAHVTEESRSNIKNPITHFYVWRHLLKKELVEDVKFLKGVTYEDFPWWSEVILKNPRATITRLPFYYYFPNFKSINLGSKRTNKVMNWMRGLEHSYDLYQAKANDYQKSQWYKNCMWPVIIVHIARKLRKIKDPADIELIRGRLKTLWDKGIFDSPISSKDKYYSTVIKNFLEEE; this is encoded by the coding sequence TTGACAAAGAAAAGAAGTTCTATGCCCACGATCTCAGTAATTATTCCGATATATAACGTAGAGAATTATCTTCGACGCTGTCTAAATAGCGTTTTAGCTCAGACTTTCACTGATTGGGAAGCCATTTGTGTCAATGATGGTAGCCCCGATAATAGTGCCGCAATCCTAGAGGAGTATGCCCAAAAGGATGATCGTATCAAAATCGTCAATAAAGAGAATGGCGGTCTGTCAGATGCTAGAAATGAAGGGATGAAGCATTGTCAGGGAGATTACATCATGTACTTAGACTCTGATGATTTGATCCATCCGCAGACGATGGAGATTGCTTATGCCTTAGCTGTCAGAGATGGATCGGATGTAGTGAGTTGGTATAAGGATAAGATGTTTCGTTCAGAGCTTATCATTAGATATCGCCTGGGGATGGATATTGATAATGCACTTCCTAGAGGCATTAAGAAACACTATCAGATTGATAAAATTAAATCGGTGGTCACAGACGATATCTTTGCACATGTGACGGAGGAATCAAGGTCTAATATTAAGAATCCGATCACACACTTTTATGTCTGGAGACATCTTCTCAAAAAAGAATTGGTGGAGGATGTGAAGTTTCTTAAGGGGGTAACGTATGAAGATTTCCCTTGGTGGAGTGAAGTGATTCTAAAGAATCCACGGGCTACTATTACTCGATTGCCCTTTTACTACTATTTCCCTAATTTCAAGTCCATCAATCTAGGTAGTAAACGAACCAATAAAGTGATGAATTGGATGAGGGGGTTGGAGCATAGCTATGATCTCTACCAAGCGAAAGCGAATGATTATCAGAAGAGCCAGTGGTATAAAAACTGTATGTGGCCCGTTATAATCGTACATATCGCTAGAAAACTACGAAAAATCAAAGACCCTGCGGATATCGAACTTATTAGAGGGCGACTCAAGACCCTTTGGGATAAAGGTATTTTTGACTCCCCCATTTCATCAAAGGATAAGTATTATAGTACTGTGATAAAGAACTTTCTTGAAGAAGAATGA
- the clpB gene encoding ATP-dependent chaperone ClpB encodes MKWDKYTIKSQEVVQGAIQRAQSLGHQAIEPLHFLDALLADGNNVVQYAVSRVGADINDLRQRVDQALNKLPRVEGGEPYLSRETSSMLSEAEQICEKMGDAYTAVEHLLLSLVKSKNEAAKILSAAGITYKGLEEAIMEIRNGAKADSPSADSTYNALGTYAINLCKSAKEGKLDPVIGRDDEIRRVLQILSRRTKNNPILIGEPGVGKTAIAEGLARRIVRGDVPENLKSKQIYSLDMGALVAGAKYKGEFEERLKSVVNEVKKSDGEVILFIDEIHTLVGAGGGEGAMDAANILKPALSRGELRAIGATTLDEYRKYFEKDKALERRFQIVMVDEPDELSSISILRGLKERYETHHKVRILDDAIIAAVKLSSRYITDRFLPDKAIDLMDEAAARLRMQVDSLPEELDEIQRKMRQLEIEREAIKRDGDTEKSALLDHEIAELQDKLNELTGKWEREKAEMEKIQKNKAEIEQLKLEAEHAEQEGNYGRVAEIRYGKLQELQNGIAEAEKKLHEIQGDNALIKEVVDEEDIAEVISKWTNIPVSRMLASEREKLMTLEDKMHDRVVGQDEAITAIANAVRRSRAGLQDSQKPIGSFLFLGTTGVGKTEVARALAEFLFDDEDMMTRIDMSEYQEKHTASRLIGAPPGYIGYEEGGQLTEAIRRKPYSVVLFDEIEKAHPDVFNVLLQVLDDGRLTDNKGRTVNFKNTIIIMTSNMGSDIIQRNMEGVTKETIAEVTARTELEVLGLLKQRIRPEFLNRIDETIVFTPLDRDQISEVVRIQLNRVVKRLAENGIELTYTDQAVSQIAEEGFDVQFGARPVKRVIQRRVLDKLAVAIIEDKISRLGKIVLDYDGTDFNFNNRP; translated from the coding sequence ATAAATTACCTCGCGTAGAGGGTGGGGAGCCGTATCTAAGTAGAGAGACGTCAAGTATGCTTAGTGAAGCTGAGCAGATATGTGAAAAGATGGGCGATGCGTACACTGCGGTAGAGCATCTGCTATTATCACTAGTAAAGAGTAAAAATGAAGCCGCTAAGATTTTATCCGCGGCAGGAATAACTTATAAAGGATTAGAAGAAGCCATTATGGAAATAAGAAACGGAGCAAAGGCAGATAGCCCTAGTGCTGATAGCACTTACAATGCTCTTGGGACTTATGCGATTAACTTATGCAAGAGTGCCAAGGAGGGTAAGCTTGATCCCGTCATCGGACGTGATGATGAGATCCGTAGGGTACTGCAGATTTTGAGTAGGAGAACTAAAAATAACCCTATCTTGATAGGTGAGCCAGGGGTCGGTAAGACCGCTATTGCAGAAGGTCTTGCCCGTCGTATCGTACGTGGGGATGTCCCTGAAAATCTTAAGAGCAAGCAGATCTATTCACTCGATATGGGTGCATTGGTCGCTGGTGCGAAATATAAGGGAGAGTTTGAGGAACGCCTGAAGAGTGTCGTGAATGAAGTCAAGAAGTCTGATGGCGAAGTCATTCTGTTCATTGATGAGATCCACACCTTAGTTGGGGCCGGTGGTGGCGAAGGTGCTATGGATGCTGCCAATATACTTAAGCCAGCTCTTTCACGAGGAGAGTTGAGAGCTATTGGAGCGACTACGTTAGATGAGTATAGAAAGTATTTTGAGAAAGATAAAGCATTAGAGCGTCGTTTCCAAATCGTGATGGTCGATGAGCCAGACGAATTGAGCTCTATCAGTATCCTTCGTGGTTTGAAAGAACGTTACGAGACCCACCATAAGGTACGTATCTTGGACGATGCCATCATTGCTGCTGTAAAACTATCTAGTCGATATATTACCGACAGATTTTTACCCGATAAGGCGATTGACCTCATGGACGAAGCCGCTGCACGACTAAGGATGCAGGTGGATTCTCTACCTGAAGAACTGGATGAGATTCAGCGAAAGATGAGGCAGCTAGAGATTGAGCGTGAGGCGATTAAGCGTGATGGCGATACAGAGAAGAGTGCCCTGTTAGATCATGAGATAGCCGAACTCCAAGATAAGCTGAATGAGCTGACCGGTAAGTGGGAGCGTGAAAAGGCTGAGATGGAGAAGATTCAGAAGAATAAGGCCGAGATAGAGCAACTGAAGCTAGAGGCAGAGCATGCTGAACAAGAGGGAAATTACGGACGAGTCGCCGAAATACGGTATGGTAAACTGCAAGAACTCCAAAATGGAATCGCTGAAGCTGAAAAGAAACTTCATGAAATTCAGGGCGATAATGCTCTGATTAAGGAGGTTGTAGATGAAGAAGATATCGCAGAGGTCATCTCTAAGTGGACCAATATACCAGTGTCTAGAATGTTGGCCTCAGAGCGTGAAAAACTCATGACCCTAGAGGATAAGATGCACGATAGAGTAGTGGGTCAGGATGAAGCCATTACCGCTATTGCTAATGCCGTTCGTCGTAGCAGAGCAGGGCTACAGGATAGTCAGAAGCCGATAGGCTCCTTCTTATTCTTAGGGACTACTGGAGTTGGTAAAACTGAGGTGGCTAGGGCTTTGGCCGAGTTCCTCTTCGATGATGAGGATATGATGACTCGTATCGATATGAGTGAGTATCAGGAAAAGCATACTGCGTCTCGATTGATTGGAGCACCTCCAGGATATATAGGCTATGAAGAAGGAGGTCAGCTGACCGAAGCGATCCGACGCAAACCTTATTCCGTGGTACTTTTTGATGAGATAGAGAAGGCACACCCTGATGTATTCAATGTCCTCTTGCAGGTGCTAGACGATGGTCGACTGACAGACAATAAGGGTAGGACTGTGAACTTCAAAAATACCATCATTATCATGACCTCTAACATGGGATCTGATATCATCCAGCGGAATATGGAAGGTGTTACTAAGGAAACTATTGCAGAGGTTACAGCTAGGACTGAGCTTGAAGTGCTTGGACTCCTCAAACAGAGGATACGCCCAGAGTTTCTGAATCGTATCGATGAGACGATAGTCTTCACTCCTCTTGATAGAGATCAGATTAGTGAGGTGGTAAGGATTCAATTGAATAGAGTCGTCAAGAGACTAGCTGAAAATGGTATCGAACTGACCTATACTGACCAAGCTGTCTCTCAGATTGCCGAGGAGGGATTTGATGTACAGTTTGGGGCTCGTCCTGTGAAACGTGTTATACAGAGGAGAGTCTTGGATAAGTTAGCGGTCGCGATTATTGAGGATAAGATTTCTAGACTTGGAAAGATAGTGCTGGACTATGATGGAACGGACTTTAATTTCAATAACAGGCCATAA
- the ribB gene encoding 3,4-dihydroxy-2-butanone-4-phosphate synthase, whose amino-acid sequence MRQSNSILTDVEARIKTATQALREGRGILLVDDENRENEGDIIFPTSNLTPQNIALMIRECSGIICLCLKPEKCKALNLTQMVPNNTCVNHTAFTISIEAKEGVTTGVSAKDRHQTIITAAREGARPDDLVHPGHVFPLQAKEGGVLERRGHTEGSIDIVSIAGLGDSAVLCELTNVDGTMARMPEITDFGAKHDMPVLSIEDIVNYRQNKK is encoded by the coding sequence ATGAGACAAAGTAATTCAATTTTGACAGACGTCGAGGCTCGTATTAAAACGGCCACTCAAGCACTCCGAGAAGGAAGAGGCATTCTTCTTGTAGATGATGAAAATCGAGAAAATGAGGGCGACATTATCTTTCCGACCTCTAATCTTACTCCTCAAAACATTGCTCTAATGATTAGAGAATGTAGCGGTATTATTTGTCTTTGCTTAAAGCCTGAAAAGTGCAAAGCTCTAAATCTCACTCAAATGGTCCCCAATAATACCTGTGTTAATCACACCGCTTTTACCATATCTATAGAAGCCAAAGAAGGTGTCACAACGGGTGTTTCTGCTAAGGACCGACATCAAACTATCATTACAGCTGCTAGAGAGGGAGCAAGACCTGACGATTTAGTTCATCCTGGACATGTATTTCCATTGCAAGCTAAGGAAGGAGGGGTCTTAGAGAGGAGAGGCCATACAGAAGGTAGTATAGACATTGTCTCTATAGCAGGGTTAGGGGATTCTGCGGTATTGTGTGAATTGACAAATGTAGATGGAACTATGGCTCGAATGCCTGAAATAACTGACTTTGGTGCCAAGCATGATATGCCTGTGCTTTCTATAGAAGACATCGTTAACTACCGACAAAACAAGAAATAA
- a CDS encoding Stealth CR1 domain-containing protein, whose product MKIDFVVTWVDMDDPRWKKEFAQYSGKIDNSKNEVSEARFRDYGLLKYWFRGIETFAPWVNKIHFVTCGQKPEWLNVDNPKLNMVDHKDFIPEEYLPVFNSNLIEIYMHRIPGLSEHFVYFNDDFFVINDVTEDRFFQNGLPCDIAAFRTNTGLSQYERMLKNNIRLINRFFDKKEVMKRDHDKWFAPFYGKRKRLNHLLKHYNKFITLRTPHNAQPFLKSTFEEVWAHCEKELIDMSSHRFRSDDDYTPELFRTWQICTSNFTPYNTYQDTKMFPLVLKSEKAIKAIRDQSYRLICINDNVHVKDYDKTLGRIKESFHSILPQKSSFEL is encoded by the coding sequence ATGAAAATAGATTTTGTCGTGACTTGGGTCGATATGGATGACCCAAGGTGGAAGAAAGAATTTGCCCAATATTCAGGGAAAATAGACAATTCAAAAAATGAGGTCTCAGAGGCTCGTTTTAGAGATTATGGTCTATTGAAGTACTGGTTTAGGGGGATAGAGACATTTGCTCCTTGGGTTAATAAAATTCATTTTGTGACTTGTGGACAGAAACCTGAATGGCTGAATGTAGATAATCCTAAGTTGAATATGGTGGACCATAAGGATTTTATTCCAGAGGAGTATTTACCTGTCTTTAACTCCAATCTCATCGAGATATATATGCATCGCATCCCAGGATTATCGGAGCACTTTGTCTATTTTAATGACGACTTCTTTGTCATCAATGATGTGACTGAGGATCGTTTTTTTCAAAATGGTTTGCCTTGTGATATTGCTGCCTTTCGCACGAATACTGGCCTATCACAATATGAAAGGATGTTGAAGAATAACATCAGATTGATTAATCGTTTCTTTGATAAAAAAGAAGTGATGAAGCGAGATCATGATAAGTGGTTTGCTCCGTTCTATGGTAAGAGGAAAAGACTGAATCATCTACTCAAGCATTACAATAAGTTTATCACTCTACGCACACCACATAATGCACAGCCATTCCTTAAGAGTACCTTTGAGGAGGTATGGGCACATTGCGAAAAGGAGTTGATCGATATGTCCTCCCATCGTTTCCGGAGTGATGATGATTATACGCCAGAGTTATTTAGGACTTGGCAGATCTGTACCTCTAATTTCACCCCCTACAATACCTATCAGGATACGAAAATGTTCCCGCTGGTGCTTAAGTCAGAGAAAGCCATCAAGGCCATCAGAGATCAATCTTATAGACTGATCTGCATTAATGATAATGTACATGTCAAGGATTACGATAAGACGTTGGGGCGTATAAAAGAGTCCTTCCATAGTATCTTACCCCAGAAGTCATCATTTGAGTTATAA
- a CDS encoding type 1 glutamine amidotransferase family protein yields the protein MKQKVLLVLLNEYTDWEGAFLSTALHVGVIPGSEIKYEVCTVAPTLDAVRSIGGFRTLPDYSFDNMPRDYVGLVLIGGNNWSSPEAELVVPLVQEALDNGKVIGAICNGASFMCAHGFLNNVKHTGNGLDQLKQWGGSTYTNAAGYVEVQAVSDGNIVTANGVGHLEFTREMLLLLNANTPEKIAGWYDFYKNGFVKQN from the coding sequence ATGAAACAGAAAGTTCTACTCGTTTTACTAAACGAATATACAGATTGGGAAGGAGCATTCCTTTCTACTGCTCTTCATGTGGGAGTAATACCGGGAAGTGAGATAAAATATGAAGTATGCACCGTTGCACCTACATTGGATGCTGTGCGTTCCATCGGCGGTTTTAGAACGTTGCCCGATTATTCTTTCGATAACATGCCCAGAGATTATGTAGGCTTGGTGCTTATCGGCGGGAACAATTGGAGTTCCCCGGAAGCAGAGCTTGTCGTACCTTTGGTACAAGAGGCTTTGGATAATGGCAAAGTCATCGGAGCAATATGCAATGGTGCGTCCTTTATGTGTGCTCACGGCTTCCTAAACAATGTCAAGCATACGGGTAACGGACTTGATCAACTCAAACAATGGGGCGGCAGCACTTATACGAATGCGGCAGGTTATGTAGAGGTACAGGCTGTAAGTGACGGCAACATAGTTACAGCAAATGGTGTGGGACATTTAGAGTTTACTCGTGAGATGCTTTTACTACTGAATGCTAATACACCCGAGAAGATAGCTGGCTGGTATGACTTCTACAAGAATGGGTTTGTAAAACAAAACTAA